A single region of the Pseudomonas sp. B21-023 genome encodes:
- the ampE gene encoding regulatory signaling modulator protein AmpE, translating to MSFLVLVLALWVEKFSALRQRLQRDSFYLGELVRLERSGKVHPWWTLGLLILAPVSLLVLLLHVLEPVAYGLLALPVHLLVLIYSLGRGDVKAALGPFRDAWRRGDEQAALHVAERDLGLAADDAQSLIKRVQGHLLWQAYQSFFAVIFWYFLLGPAAALAYRLLALTMDNSRQPALQSLAGQLRHAMDWLPVRVMTVSFALVGNFVAVTRVMLHELLDWHVSAGHLVAKVGRVADDIPEEEDRQRGLERLDSLWELLLRCAVLWYACFALWTVLV from the coding sequence ATGAGTTTTCTGGTGTTGGTGCTGGCATTGTGGGTCGAGAAGTTCTCGGCCCTGCGCCAGCGGTTGCAGCGCGACAGCTTCTATCTGGGCGAGCTGGTGCGCCTGGAGCGCAGCGGTAAGGTCCACCCATGGTGGACGCTGGGGCTGCTGATCCTGGCGCCGGTGTCGCTGCTCGTGCTGCTTTTGCATGTGCTGGAGCCGGTGGCCTATGGCTTGCTGGCGTTGCCGGTGCACCTGCTGGTATTGATCTACAGCCTGGGGCGCGGCGATGTAAAGGCGGCGCTGGGCCCGTTTCGCGACGCCTGGCGCCGGGGTGACGAACAGGCCGCGCTGCACGTGGCCGAGCGCGACCTGGGGTTGGCCGCCGACGATGCCCAGAGCTTGATCAAGCGGGTTCAGGGCCACCTGCTGTGGCAGGCCTACCAGAGCTTCTTCGCGGTGATCTTCTGGTACTTCCTGCTCGGCCCGGCGGCGGCGCTGGCCTACCGCCTGCTGGCGCTGACCATGGACAACAGCCGCCAGCCCGCCTTGCAGAGCCTGGCCGGGCAACTGCGCCACGCCATGGACTGGCTGCCGGTACGGGTGATGACGGTGAGTTTCGCCCTGGTCGGCAACTTCGTCGCGGTGACCCGCGTGATGCTGCACGAGCTGCTCGACTGGCACGTCAGCGCCGGGCATCTGGTGGCCAAGGTCGGCCGGGTGGCCGACGACATCCCTGAGGAAGAGGACCGCCAGCGCGGTCTTGAGCGGCTGGACAGCCTGTGGGAGCTGCTGCTGCGCTGCGCGGTGCTGTGGTATGCCTGCTTTGCCCTGTGGACCGTGTTGGTCTGA
- the ampD gene encoding 1,6-anhydro-N-acetylmuramyl-L-alanine amidase AmpD, with protein sequence MQLDRATGWFTGVSLCPSPNFNARPEGEAIVLLVIHNISLPPACFGTGKVQQFFQNRLDPDEHPYFATINHLTVSAHLFVERDGAVTQFVSLLDRAWHAGVSRFGEREGCNDFSIGIELEGTDDVPYTDAQYTALEQLSREIRAAWPVIDAERICGHSDIAPQRKTDPGPAFDWLRYRAALQRNEDKA encoded by the coding sequence ATGCAATTGGACCGCGCGACCGGCTGGTTCACCGGCGTCAGCCTCTGCCCCTCGCCGAACTTCAACGCCCGCCCCGAAGGTGAGGCCATCGTGCTGCTGGTCATCCACAACATCAGCCTGCCTCCGGCCTGCTTCGGCACCGGCAAGGTGCAACAGTTCTTCCAGAACCGCCTGGACCCGGACGAGCACCCGTATTTCGCGACCATCAACCACCTGACCGTCTCGGCGCACCTGTTCGTCGAGCGCGATGGCGCGGTGACCCAGTTCGTCTCGTTGCTTGATCGTGCCTGGCATGCCGGCGTGTCACGCTTCGGCGAGCGCGAGGGCTGCAACGATTTTTCCATCGGCATCGAGCTGGAGGGCACCGACGACGTGCCTTATACCGATGCCCAGTACACCGCCCTTGAGCAACTGAGCCGCGAGATTCGCGCGGCCTGGCCGGTGATCGACGCCGAGCGCATCTGCGGCCACAGTGATATCGCCCCGCAGCGCAAGACCGACCCGGGCCCGGCATTCGACTGGCTGCGCTACCGGGCTGCCCTGCAACGCAACGAGGACAAGGCATGA
- a CDS encoding DUF1631 domain-containing protein: MHDEGKVVPLAAAIDRGARAPSPCLPVLLLQVRDKAALQLRQGLQALFDNADDTLFEMADKASGRLDQNLYFEAMRDLRLKRKSIERGFLDTFYDAFARIGQGGGLEALVRSQTQDRSALERTVAVQAMVDRVLSRDGFLLDQLNLRFTTLLEVPLETAHNPLGPGNLCGYFLDAGRNLGVGANVKMVLLKLYERYVLRDLDLLYGEASQLLASAGVLPDLLPAPRRRAEDRRGIARRVPASVMPGGLPDSAGQAFFASVQALLAPVRGRVTPRLQAAGAAQPTSTGDLLRLLTHLQHYVPAPGEPDDFNLGQQLEQLLLRVSVRSGTRRRIATDDEDTINLVDLLFTFIQGDHNLPASLRALLVRLHIPVLKVALIDKGMFSRGSHPARRLLNEIAAAAIGWETEAEGLRDSLHLRVERIVQRLLNDFSDDCALFDELLDEFLAFSQDERRRNELLEQRTRDAEEGRARTLLARQRVQQELNDRLHGRVLPQVVVQMLVQSWSQVLLLAWLKQGEASPAWAEALATVDDLLVSIAPYREPQRLLEQVPGLLKALRDGLAGVALDSAATRDFFLQLEKLHQRACGATPEADAALDEVWVEDDIVLIVSDESELDAGLPLDEHDPAVHQVQRLQVGTWVEVMDDDEPLRCKLVARIDSNDRLVFSNRTGMKVREWNRMGLAMALRRGEVRLLDDGLLFERALEAVLEQLRGQQAQQS; the protein is encoded by the coding sequence ATGCATGATGAAGGCAAGGTGGTGCCCTTGGCGGCGGCCATCGACCGGGGTGCGCGCGCGCCCTCGCCATGCCTTCCGGTCCTGCTCCTGCAGGTGCGCGACAAAGCCGCGCTGCAATTGCGCCAGGGCTTGCAGGCGCTGTTCGACAATGCTGACGACACCCTTTTCGAAATGGCCGACAAGGCCAGTGGCCGACTCGACCAGAACCTGTACTTCGAAGCCATGCGCGACCTGCGCCTGAAGCGCAAGAGCATCGAGCGCGGGTTCCTCGACACCTTCTACGACGCCTTTGCCCGTATCGGCCAGGGCGGTGGGCTCGAGGCCCTGGTCAGGTCACAGACCCAGGACAGGTCGGCGCTGGAGCGAACCGTGGCCGTGCAGGCCATGGTCGATCGGGTGCTGTCGCGTGACGGGTTTCTGCTCGATCAACTGAACCTGCGCTTCACCACGTTGCTGGAAGTGCCGCTGGAGACCGCGCACAACCCACTCGGGCCAGGCAACCTCTGCGGTTACTTCCTGGATGCCGGGCGCAACCTGGGGGTCGGCGCCAACGTCAAGATGGTGCTGCTCAAGCTGTACGAGCGTTATGTGCTGCGCGACCTCGACCTGCTCTACGGCGAGGCCAGCCAGTTGCTCGCCAGTGCCGGCGTGCTGCCGGACCTGCTGCCCGCGCCACGGCGCCGTGCCGAGGACCGGCGCGGCATTGCCAGGCGCGTGCCGGCCAGCGTCATGCCGGGCGGTCTGCCCGACTCCGCCGGCCAGGCGTTCTTCGCCTCGGTGCAGGCGCTGCTGGCGCCGGTGCGCGGGCGGGTCACGCCGCGTTTGCAGGCGGCCGGTGCGGCCCAGCCGACCAGTACCGGCGACCTGCTGCGCCTGCTCACCCACTTGCAGCACTATGTGCCGGCCCCTGGCGAGCCGGATGACTTCAACCTCGGCCAGCAGCTGGAGCAACTGCTGTTGCGGGTCAGCGTGCGCAGCGGCACGCGGCGGCGCATTGCCACCGACGACGAAGACACGATCAACCTGGTCGACCTGCTGTTCACCTTCATCCAGGGTGACCACAACCTGCCGGCCAGCCTGCGCGCGTTGCTCGTGCGCCTGCATATTCCAGTGCTCAAGGTGGCGCTGATCGACAAGGGCATGTTCAGCCGTGGCAGCCACCCGGCGCGCCGCCTGCTCAACGAAATAGCCGCCGCGGCCATTGGCTGGGAGACCGAGGCCGAGGGGCTGCGCGACAGCCTGCACCTGCGCGTCGAGCGGATCGTGCAGCGCCTGCTCAATGACTTTTCCGACGATTGCGCCCTGTTTGATGAACTGCTCGATGAGTTTCTCGCTTTCAGCCAGGATGAACGTCGGCGCAACGAACTGCTCGAACAGCGCACCCGTGACGCCGAGGAGGGCCGCGCCCGTACGCTGCTGGCCCGCCAGCGTGTGCAGCAGGAGCTCAACGACCGCCTGCATGGCCGGGTGCTGCCGCAGGTGGTGGTGCAGATGCTGGTTCAATCCTGGAGCCAGGTGCTGCTGCTGGCCTGGCTGAAGCAGGGTGAGGCTTCGCCAGCCTGGGCCGAGGCCCTGGCGACGGTGGACGACCTGCTGGTCAGCATTGCTCCGTACCGTGAGCCGCAGCGCCTGCTTGAGCAGGTGCCGGGCCTGCTCAAGGCGCTGCGCGACGGTCTGGCGGGGGTGGCGCTGGACTCCGCCGCCACCCGTGATTTCTTCCTGCAACTGGAGAAGCTGCACCAGCGCGCCTGTGGCGCTACGCCGGAGGCGGATGCCGCGCTGGACGAAGTGTGGGTGGAGGACGATATCGTGCTGATCGTCAGCGATGAGTCCGAGTTGGACGCTGGCCTGCCGCTCGACGAGCATGACCCTGCCGTTCATCAGGTACAGCGGTTGCAGGTCGGCACCTGGGTCGAGGTGATGGACGACGACGAGCCGCTGCGCTGCAAGCTGGTGGCGCGTATCGACAGCAACGACCGGCTGGTCTTCAGCAACCGCACCGGCATGAAGGTGCGCGAATGGAACCGCATGGGCCTGGCCATGGCCCTGCGTCGTGGCGAGGTACGCCTGCTGGACGATGGCCTGTTGTTCGAGCGGGCGCTGGAGGCGGTGCTGGAGCAATTACGTGGGCAGCAGGCGCAGCAAAGCTGA
- the nadC gene encoding carboxylating nicotinate-nucleotide diphosphorylase codes for MPNLRLADLTAEIEANVRRALLEDIGGGDITAQLIPAERLAKATIITREDCVIAGSAWVDAVFRQLDPRVAVHWQVADGERATANQALFHLEGPARSLLSGERSALNFLQLLSGVATRARFLADLVEGTQVRLLDTRKTLPGLRLAQKYAVTCGGCHNHRIGLYDAFLIKENHIAASGGVAEAVAAAHRIAPGKPVEIEVESLDELRQALAAGADIVMLDELSLDEMREAVRITAGKAKLEASGGVNETTLRVIAETGVDYISIGAMTKDVKAVDLSMRLSL; via the coding sequence ATGCCGAACCTACGCCTCGCCGACCTGACCGCCGAAATCGAAGCCAACGTGCGCCGCGCGCTGCTCGAGGACATCGGCGGCGGCGATATCACCGCCCAGTTGATCCCGGCCGAGCGCCTGGCCAAGGCGACCATCATCACCCGCGAGGACTGCGTGATCGCAGGCTCCGCCTGGGTCGATGCGGTGTTCCGCCAGCTCGACCCGCGGGTGGCGGTGCACTGGCAGGTGGCCGATGGTGAGCGCGCCACCGCCAACCAGGCGCTGTTCCACCTCGAAGGCCCGGCGCGCTCGTTGCTCAGTGGTGAACGCTCGGCGCTGAACTTCCTGCAACTGCTCTCGGGCGTTGCAACCCGCGCGCGCTTCCTGGCCGACCTGGTCGAGGGCACCCAGGTGCGCCTGCTCGATACCCGCAAGACCCTGCCGGGCCTGCGCCTGGCGCAGAAGTACGCGGTTACCTGCGGCGGCTGCCACAACCACCGCATCGGCCTGTACGACGCGTTCCTGATCAAGGAAAACCATATCGCCGCCAGTGGTGGCGTGGCCGAGGCCGTGGCGGCGGCGCACCGTATCGCCCCGGGCAAGCCGGTGGAGATCGAGGTGGAAAGCCTGGACGAGCTGCGCCAGGCGCTGGCGGCGGGCGCCGATATCGTCATGCTCGACGAATTAAGCCTGGATGAAATGCGCGAAGCGGTACGTATCACTGCTGGCAAGGCCAAGCTCGAGGCCAGCGGCGGGGTCAACGAGACCACCCTGCGAGTGATCGCCGAGACCGGTGTCGACTACATCTCGATCGGTGCGATGACCAAGGATGTGAAGGCGGTTGACCTGTCGATGCGACTGAGCCTGTGA
- the trxB gene encoding thioredoxin-disulfide reductase, giving the protein MSEVRHSRVIILGSGPAGYSAAVYAARANLKPLLITGMQAGGQLTTTTEVDNWPGDPHGLTGPALMQRMQEHAERFETEIVFDHINAVDLANKPFTLRGDSGTYTCDALIVATGASARYLGLPSEETFMGKGVSACATCDGFFYRNKPVAVVGGGNTAVEEALYLANIASKVTLVHRRDTFRAEKILIDKLHARVAEGKIELKLNATLDEVLGDNMGVTGARLKNNDGSFDEIKVDGVFIAIGHTPNTSLFEGQLTLKDGYLVVHGGREGNATATNVEGVFAAGDVADHVYRQAITSAGAGCMAALDVERYLDGLANAAH; this is encoded by the coding sequence ATGTCCGAAGTACGTCATTCGCGCGTCATCATTCTCGGTTCCGGCCCTGCCGGTTACAGCGCCGCGGTGTATGCCGCCCGCGCCAACCTCAAGCCGCTGCTGATCACCGGCATGCAGGCGGGCGGCCAGCTGACCACCACCACCGAAGTCGACAACTGGCCGGGCGACCCCCACGGCCTGACCGGCCCGGCCCTGATGCAGCGCATGCAGGAGCACGCCGAGCGTTTCGAGACCGAGATCGTCTTCGACCACATCAACGCCGTCGACCTGGCCAACAAGCCGTTCACCCTGCGCGGTGACAGCGGCACCTACACTTGCGACGCGCTGATCGTCGCCACCGGTGCCAGCGCTCGCTACCTGGGCCTGCCGTCGGAAGAAACCTTCATGGGCAAGGGCGTGTCGGCCTGCGCCACTTGCGACGGCTTCTTCTACCGCAACAAGCCGGTGGCGGTCGTCGGCGGCGGCAACACCGCCGTGGAAGAGGCGCTGTACCTGGCCAACATCGCCAGCAAGGTGACTTTGGTACACCGTCGCGACACCTTCCGCGCCGAGAAGATCCTGATCGACAAGCTGCACGCCCGTGTCGCCGAAGGCAAGATCGAACTCAAGCTCAACGCCACCCTGGACGAAGTGCTGGGTGACAACATGGGCGTGACCGGTGCGCGCCTGAAGAACAACGACGGCAGCTTCGACGAAATCAAGGTTGACGGTGTGTTCATCGCCATCGGCCACACCCCGAACACCTCGCTGTTCGAAGGCCAGCTGACCCTGAAGGACGGTTATCTTGTGGTCCACGGCGGCCGTGAAGGCAACGCCACCGCCACCAACGTCGAGGGCGTGTTCGCCGCCGGCGACGTGGCCGACCACGTCTACCGCCAGGCCATCACCTCCGCCGGCGCTGGCTGCATGGCGGCCCTGGACGTCGAGCGTTACCTGGACGGCCTGGCCAACGCCGCGCACTGA
- the cysZ gene encoding sulfate transporter CysZ — translation MQAPVLSGPQYLREGLKLVLSPSLRLFVLLPLAVNLLLFGGLIYFAGHQFSLWVDALMPTLPDWLGFLTYILWPLFVALVLLMVFFTFTLLANVIAAPFNGFLAEKVEVVVRGQDNFPPFSWSELMAMVPRTLSREMRKLGYFLPRAIGLFILSFIPVVNVIAAPLWLVFGIWMMAIQYIDYPADNNKMSWQDMLAWLRAKRWQSMGFGGITYLALMIPGVNVLMMPAAVAGATLFWVRERT, via the coding sequence ATGCAAGCCCCCGTCCTGTCCGGCCCGCAGTACCTGCGCGAAGGCCTGAAACTGGTCCTGAGCCCCAGCCTGCGCCTGTTCGTGCTGCTGCCCCTGGCGGTCAACCTGCTACTGTTCGGCGGCCTGATCTACTTTGCCGGCCACCAGTTCAGCCTGTGGGTCGATGCGCTGATGCCCACCCTGCCCGACTGGCTGGGCTTTCTCACCTACATCCTGTGGCCGCTGTTCGTCGCCCTGGTGCTGTTGATGGTGTTCTTCACCTTCACCCTGCTGGCCAACGTCATCGCCGCGCCGTTCAACGGTTTCCTGGCGGAAAAGGTCGAAGTGGTGGTGCGCGGCCAGGACAACTTCCCGCCCTTCAGCTGGAGCGAGCTGATGGCCATGGTGCCACGTACCCTGAGCCGCGAGATGCGCAAGCTTGGCTACTTCCTGCCGCGGGCCATCGGCCTGTTCATCCTGTCGTTCATCCCGGTGGTGAACGTGATCGCCGCGCCGCTGTGGCTGGTGTTCGGTATCTGGATGATGGCCATCCAGTACATCGACTACCCGGCGGACAACAACAAGATGAGTTGGCAGGACATGCTCGCCTGGCTGCGCGCCAAGCGCTGGCAATCGATGGGCTTTGGCGGGATCACCTACCTGGCGCTGATGATTCCGGGAGTCAACGTGCTGATGATGCCGGCAGCGGTGGCCGGGGCCACGTTGTTCTGGGTGCGGGAGCGCACTTGA
- a CDS encoding methyl-accepting chemotaxis protein → MRGLEGSMQEAAEGIQALDKQSKVIGAIIKTISDIAGQTNLLALNAAIEAARAGEQGRGFAVVADEVRQLASRTSSATEEIAKVVQQNEQLAQAAVDIIDTSKRQAEQGLALAADTGGVIVEIQEGAKKVVDAVGQFSSQLSH, encoded by the coding sequence ATGCGTGGGCTGGAGGGCTCGATGCAGGAAGCCGCCGAGGGCATCCAGGCACTGGACAAGCAGTCGAAGGTGATCGGCGCGATCATCAAGACCATCAGCGACATCGCCGGGCAGACCAACCTGCTGGCGCTCAACGCCGCCATCGAAGCCGCCCGCGCCGGCGAACAGGGCCGTGGTTTCGCCGTGGTCGCCGACGAAGTGCGCCAACTGGCCTCGCGCACCAGTAGCGCCACCGAGGAAATCGCCAAGGTGGTGCAGCAGAATGAACAGCTGGCCCAGGCCGCGGTGGACATCATCGACACCAGCAAGCGCCAGGCCGAGCAGGGCCTGGCACTGGCCGCCGATACCGGCGGGGTGATCGTCGAGATCCAGGAAGGAGCGAAGAAGGTGGTGGATGCAGTGGGGCAGTTTTCCAGCCAGTTAAGCCACTGA
- a CDS encoding glycosyltransferase family 1 protein, whose amino-acid sequence MNTPSLRITLVSETFPPEINGVANTLGRLSEGLRQRGHQVELIRPRQAADSATGNDDELLLCRGWPLPGYPGLQWGEVSMHKLWRRWRRQRPDVLYIATEGPLGLSALRAARRLGVAVVSGFHTNFAQYSGQYGLGLLSRLLTHYLRWFHRRTAITLVPSISQRLELERRGFERLGLMARGVDSGLFNPARRSQALRGQWGLGVDDLAVLHVGRLAAEKNLALLRPCMEALRKAYPHRRLRLVIVGDGPLRGQLEQQLPDAVFCGAQRGEVLAEHYASGDLFLFPSLTETFGNVVLEALASGLAVVAYDEAAAAQHIRHGHSGALAMPGDQAAFIDAACWLLEESETLRRVRLNARQHASREGWPAIIEQFEGYLYGACRELQSTREQTPPLVIKPGSSTPHG is encoded by the coding sequence ATGAACACACCGTCCTTGCGCATCACCCTGGTCAGCGAAACCTTCCCACCCGAGATCAATGGCGTGGCCAACACCCTTGGCCGCCTCAGCGAGGGTCTGCGCCAGCGCGGGCATCAGGTCGAACTGATCCGCCCGCGACAGGCCGCCGACAGCGCAACGGGCAACGATGACGAACTGCTGCTGTGCCGTGGCTGGCCACTGCCCGGTTACCCCGGCCTGCAGTGGGGCGAAGTGTCGATGCACAAGCTATGGCGTCGTTGGCGTCGGCAGCGTCCGGACGTGCTGTACATCGCCACCGAAGGCCCCTTGGGCCTGAGCGCCCTGCGCGCCGCCCGGCGCCTGGGCGTGGCAGTAGTCAGTGGCTTTCACACCAACTTTGCGCAGTATTCGGGGCAGTATGGCCTGGGACTGCTGTCGCGACTGCTCACCCACTACCTGCGCTGGTTCCATCGGCGTACCGCCATCACCCTGGTGCCCAGCATCAGCCAGCGCCTGGAGCTGGAACGCCGCGGCTTCGAACGCCTCGGCCTGATGGCCCGCGGTGTCGACTCCGGCCTGTTCAACCCGGCACGGCGCAGCCAGGCCCTGCGCGGGCAGTGGGGGCTGGGCGTGGATGACCTGGCCGTGCTGCACGTCGGACGCCTGGCCGCAGAGAAAAACCTGGCCTTGCTGCGCCCTTGCATGGAAGCCCTGCGCAAGGCCTACCCGCACCGGCGGCTGCGCCTGGTGATCGTCGGCGATGGCCCACTGCGCGGCCAGCTCGAACAGCAGTTGCCCGATGCGGTGTTCTGCGGTGCGCAGCGCGGCGAGGTACTGGCCGAGCACTATGCCAGCGGCGATTTATTCCTGTTCCCGAGCCTGACCGAGACCTTTGGCAACGTGGTGCTCGAGGCGCTTGCCTCGGGCCTTGCCGTGGTCGCCTACGATGAAGCCGCCGCCGCCCAGCACATCCGCCACGGCCATAGCGGTGCGTTGGCCATGCCGGGTGACCAGGCGGCATTCATCGACGCCGCTTGCTGGTTGCTGGAGGAAAGCGAAACCCTGCGCCGGGTGCGCCTCAACGCTCGCCAGCACGCCAGCCGCGAGGGCTGGCCGGCGATCATCGAACAGTTCGAGGGTTACCTGTACGGAGCCTGCCGCGAGTTGCAGAGCACCCGCGAACAGACGCCGCCCCTGGTGATCAAGCCAGGGTCGTCAACGCCTCACGGCTGA